TTTAAAATCCAAAGTTTTGGTTGTGCTGGTTTCATTTTTCGTCTAAAAATCAGTAGTTCTACACTATGACTGTGTCTTCTCTCAGTACATTTCGCTTTACCCAATCGAATTTTCCTTTGACGCTATCAAATGTCTTCCAAATCTGGAGCACCCCGACACTTTGTATTCGCGCCCATGACTCTTTCCATTTCCTGCAGATAGTCCCTCTCTAATCTTTTCAACAAGTTTTCAAACTATTCTTATTATTTCCGTTCATTAGTTTTATCTCATAGTTTTGTCTCCGATGAAGCACAATGTCAGCAGTCTTACTAAACACAGTTCATCAGACCTGAATTTGTAACTCCCTTTGATTTTAAATGTGTTAATACCTCTCTAATATTTTGTAGAGGTGTGGCATTCAGCTAATTTATTTTGCCTTAGCTTGTCTCTTTCTAATTAGGTTTATAGGAATCTAACAAGTTTTATGTTTCACTTCCTGATGTGCCTTTTCGATAATTGGAAAGCGCTTGAACATTGATAAGTAAACACTCATTGATGTTGCATCTTGAACTTCAAGTgatttcctttttcttgtttccatcaaatttcaaattaaatcctGTGCATTGAGATAATCTctacttttcaaaatatttagttttacATATTTGTGTCTCATACCAATTTTAGGTTATGGCAGGTTACTACCGCCAGTAACATGTTTACGTAGTTATTATCATTAGTAGTAAATGATACTCCAATGGAAGATCTCTCTTTATGCTCGTTCTCTCTTTAAATACAATTCTCTGCAATTTACTCATGAATGAAACTCGTATCAAATAATGCCCCTGATGGAATGTCTGTGCCCATTTTGCACTTTCACCAATCCAACTGGAAACtttttcttggttttaatcCTGGGCTTATGTTTCTCTCTTAATCCAAAttgctttgaatatttttgaaatttactaGCCTCATATGTTGTCAAATTCTTATGTTTGATAAATTTACCCCCTTCACACAGTTGTGGGGATGTAGCTCAGTGGTAGAGCGCTCGCTTCGCATGTGAGAGgccccgggttcaatccccggcATCTCCATTCGATTTTTGATAACCtcttaaattcatttttgaaatctgcAGAGTCCATTCATACTTTTAAGaacatctaaattttttcataactttaTATTCACAAAACATGCTGTCTATGAATAGGTGTATTTACGATCTAGTAGTCATGCACTTACCAACTTCTCTCATCATCAATGTGACAATCAGACAGTCATTGTACCATCGAATGAACATTAGAAGCTTTCTTTTTCCTGTTATTAACCTTAAAGTTTGACTTTTAAAGTCTGCTTAGTAATCAATGTAGAGAGTGTTGTTCTTTTCTTCAGGAACATGACTGCCAATTAAAGATGTTTAGGTTGTTGTTCAATAATTCTGCTTGTCTAGCTCTGTcatctatttcattttcttcaatcaCTTAAGTGTGCCTACTCTAGAGACTACTGAAAGATTTACTAACTTAATTCGTTCATCTTAGTTTCTGGTCATTCAGATGGCTCCCTAACGCTCTGTTGTACTGATAATGATGAGAAACTTTAAACTTAGCATTCTAATGAATTTTTATTGCTCTGATACTGTGACTTAATAGCCttatcttttccttttttccagggCAAACAAGaatattttgtcaaatggaAAGGATGGGGAAACAAGTAAGTCAAATTAGTGTTTTTATTCCGCAATGTATTTAAAGGCACACCATCGGCACTCCACTTTCCATAGCACACTCCTGTTTTATGAATGTCATTCTGATCAATTATTTATCACGATCAGGAAGTGTCCCAATTTGTCCACTAGTCCTGATACAAAAGACTTTCGGAAGAAACCATGTGAGCTAACAAATGAATTGTGCCATAAAGAATTAGTTTAGTTTATCGGATCCTATTTGCAAAGATGACAAACAATTGATCTCCAGTGTTCATTGTGCAGCGTAAAAGTTCATTTTAAACTGATCTAAACCTCTTTGTATTTAATGATCGAGCTCTTGCCTACCTTTTGCAGGTTTTGATCATTCATTacagttttttaaataaatctaGAACTGAGTATTAAAAACATGATTCATCCCATTCTACAATTCGTtgccttctggccaaagtaccTCAAGTGGCTTGTGATTGGGCACTGTATCGCCAAACTTCATTAAAATCGTccaattttttatggaaaaactaATGAACAGAGCCTCTGGAACATTTTACCTGCTACACATTTTGTCATCAAGATACATTTCTTAGATGTTAATGAAAGTATGTgcaaaagtttcaagaaaaacttgAAACAATACAGAAACTGTGTAAGATGACAGAGTAATGTGAAGGTGACCAATGAATGTATTCTTTTGTCCATATAACGATGACAAATTGAAAACAATCGGGTATCTcaattgcagtgttttaaaatgtccaataagattttattttccttcaggaaaactaataaaaatgctcccttgcaattttttgtgatttttttaaaatttccaagtgattaaaattttgataaaaacacTTTAGGAGGAACAGTTTcttagttttcctttaaaaaaatgaaacatgaggaATGATTCAAAACCACGCAATTTGATGTAGGCATTTGAATAAAGCCACCTATGAGCTTCAAGGAAGCTTTGTCGGAGTCGTTATTTATCTTATAGTCTCACCATTTCCTGTTGATGCAGCAAATTGTTTCCAAATATTCTCCTAGCGGTACTTTTTCTGTAAGAAATTATTCTCTGAGTTTTTTGCTTTGTTCATCATATTTATACTTTAATTCCTCTCGATCAGggtgttctcttttttttctttccaatgcATAGctaattttggtttatttttcacAGGCACAGTACTTGGGAaccagaagaaaatattttggacGCCAGGCTAATCGATGCTTTTGAAGCAAGGTGAGCCAGACATTATGCTAAGCGTAGCTTTTCCAACTTTATATTTCCTCTGAAGTCACTGTTTATCTTTGCACCAAATTTTATTCAATGGTGTTGATAGCATTCTAGAAAACCTGCAGCTTCAGAATCTGATGAAAAACCCTGATGCTGTGCAgttcaaaatgtcaattttccattattttattATGACCATAGGatttttttctgtggaaaaaCAGCAATTTTATCATGTCAGTGACATTGGGAAGTCTCTATTCTATCTTGACTGTCAAAGGATGGAGGATATTTGGTCATTCTCAGAGTAATctcatttatattttattctCTGAAGACAAATATTTAGTCGCAATCTTCCCTGATACCAAACCTAAGTCGGGGATCTAGTGTGCACTTATCATTTATTATAGTCTTAGAGAACGAATGTTgcacattttttcaatgatctAAGCGGAAATCCACTCCTTCTACACTTTACAACATTTTGAACGGTAAATACTCCTCCAAACTCTaaaatcttttttctttaattttgcagGGAAGCTGGCGAGCCTCTGAGGcgaggaaggaaaaaagagatTCGAGAGACTCGATTTCATGTAAGAGTAAgataacttttttcttcttatttctttattttaaacgtTAAAGTGGTTAGTATTAGTTCGCAAACCAGGAGTGCAGGAGAAAATGAACAGATATAACTAGACTTACTGTTAAGGTGATTTgccaagctcaagtgacgtggtcgaactggcatgcgatatatcgcatcgatcaggtcaaaaatcttggtcgattttgaatttttagcgaaaaaaaggaccatagcccctgcgcatgagcttaATGAATCATCCTAAACccgaaaattaacaaaattccgagaaatgaaagcagaatagggttcggaaaaaaacctcgcattcgattcagccatcaatttctgtatcgaatgcgaggtttttttccaaacactattctgctttcatttcttggaattttgctgatttttgggtttaaaaagattctttaggctcatgcgcaggggctatcgtcctttttttcgctgaaaattcaaaatctgccgagatttttgacctgatcgatgcaatatatcgcactCCACTTCGACCACTTCATTTGAGCTAGATGAATCACCTTCATCTAATTGCAAAAAACTTGGCTTAATTTGTCGGCATGGTTTAtgtttttaccaggaaaataaGCAACATTCTAACTTATACTTTTGTTATTGCATTTTTTATAATCCAAGAAAAGTTgacttaaagtttcaaaatgccATGATGTTAAGTTTTCTGTCTCCGAAAGAAAACACAAGAGGCAATTAGGACACAGTGAATGCACTAAGTTTGATTTTGGTTAAATACATCCTAATATTCTCGGAAATACAAAAGTAGCTCTTCATTTTCTCGCACTCCTTAACTGTTACtgaattcttaatttttcagagcagTTTAGTTTGATGCAAAGATGAAAAGTATGTGATCTGAAAAACACAACTTTTTATTTAAGTGATACTCATCGCTTCATTGTCTCTAAAAACTTAATTCTTTAAGGAAGAGTATTGACATGAACCATATTGCTGTCCCGAGAGCGACAtgatgtatctccattgcgatttttcaaaatttttgctcctaTTATCggttgaaatttatacaaaatattttgttaacagagaagaaaaatcaaagaggtCTTAAGGTATTCCATTGACTAAttattcagaagaaaaattaaagtatgacaggaagtttgcacaTCGTAAATGGAGATACTTGGTTTTTCACTTTGACcgtcaatatttttcatgttcTGCACTCCTGACATCAACTTCGCCTCTCAGTAGGTTCTATGGGTTAAAAATATATCAGAACAAGTCAAGAAACAAATAAGTTACCGTAAATGTGTCTTCATTTTGTTTCTTGTCCGACCTATCAGCTGacatagactgatttagtgccTGCGTCTTTGGATACTTGGTGTATTTGATGCTTTTGCCAGAGCGCATGAACTGTTTTGATATCAATTGCTGAGCCCACACAATTTAAGAGCAGTGCATGATAATTGCAATATATAGAATGATATTTAGCCACATAATCAGTCTATTGTGAGTACAATGCTGCTTCAGCCACTTACTCCACATGGAAGTAGCAAAGTAATTCTCCCTGTTACTATAATGTACTCATCTTTGTCTGCTAAGGTGTCCAATCTGTTTTAAATATGCAAAAGTTAGACACACTGTTTTGTGATGGTTGCTTTACCTTGAGTAAGTGAGGAAGTAAACTCCTTGAAGCAGTTGATTCAGAGCTATAAAATAACGCgctcaaataaaatattttgcagAAAGGTATTCAATACTTTAATCGGTGCTGGAATCCATCTAATGCCATTTTACAAACGTTACTAACAATTTGTCCATGGGCCACAAATATGACAACCCAGGACTAAAATTACTTCTTGGAAATGTTCATGATCAAGGCAGTATTTTTCTcacctttaaaattttgtaccCCTCTCCTGACCATCTGTCAAAGGTTGTGCATTGATGGAGTTGTTGTGTAGTAGTTTTCTTCATTTACTCAGAGGGTGTCCGATAAATAAGGAGACACATgctcttctgtttttttttagctAATCGAATTTCATTGAGAAAAGGACTTTCAAAGTTGCCGAAAATCCAGTCAcaattcaaatgaaataattttgtcCCAATAGATTTCATGATGATTAACGATACATTGGTCGATTACATTCTAGAACATTCTACTGTTTGAGGTGCTCTTGTGGTACTGCAATGTTGTTCTTGCGATTTATCACATGTTTTCTGTGCATGCTCTTATCTATGGGAATTCTTCACTACTTAATAAACAGGAGAATGTTATGGGAATGGAAAATAACAGAATGCTCTAAAACTTAAGTAACTATACTGCAAACATATGCAGCAGTATCATGCGATACGGCAAAATCTGTCGGCATAAAATTGTTTGTTTAAAATGGGGTTGTATTTTTGGCTGTATTGAAAATTGTCTCTTTAGacattatttaattaatttcaaaatacagTATATCTAAGACTCCTCACAATTtctataatttcttgaaatgaattatgaaaaagaaggaaaaagtgaTTGCAATAGCCTCATCGTTGAAGTACAATCTTACGTATGATTAAGGATATTCTAACAAATTTTTGTTGTTGAACTATTGACGTGGTTTGTTCCAAAGTACTGATACACTCTGATAAAACGGCTCTTGTCAGAAATGGCCGGCAAAAGCGGAACTTCATGAGCTCTGAGACAAATCATTGTTGCCCTAAAGATCTGTCTATTGCATCGCCTGGCCAAACATGGGTTCTCAGTATATACATGGCAACAGATCATTTTTTTACTAGCTCGGGAAGTTCCAATAACAACTGGTTAGGGTcctcattttattatttctttttaatggaAATGTTTTGATAGCTaaccaaaattcaaaagaacAACCGTACTTACAAGATTAGGTATGTTTGGTTTGTATCAGAAGtacttttattctttatttttaagcttttgtttcattttactCACCTGCACCTTCTCCTCTTTTTGTAGGGCTCTTATCATGAATCACCAAAAGATCAGGATGAAGAAGATGATCGAAATGATGTAAATAACAAAGCACAGAATGAGCGAGTATCTGTTGATACAGAAAATGATTCAGAAGATGAAGACACTCGCTCTCAGGGTATGCAGTGTTCTTTTCTTATGATTTTGCTCCTTGTTCAGTATTTCTTTACCCCTTCTTAGAATATTTACTACCATATCCTCTATTGCTTCAAGATAACAATaagaaacaattttgaaaatggctAAGTTTATATCAGTAGgtagaaaaaattggaaaaaagatgATTGGTCAAGAAGAAAATCCTCATGGTACACCTTCCATGCAGCTAAGAAGAGAAAAGTGTCTATTTGTGACTGCCATAAATGTAACAGAATGGATCAATGCTCTTTACTTATCGTAGGTGTTCACTGTACGTGAACAGTACGGAAACGCTGATAAAGCTTGGATTTTGAAAGGTCCTCATGGAAGCAAAGAAACTGTTTGGATTTTCTAAGAAAAGATACGGATGTATGCATTTTTGATGAGCATTAAAAATAGTCATGGGGGTATGCGATTTTTCAATGAAGTCTATTTTATCAAATTCTTGTAGTTCAATTCTGTGTGTTGGTTCATTTCTTTATTATTCCTACGTTCCGATTCCTGAATCAGAATTTATTTTCACCACCCGAAGCTGAAGCTAGCCTCATTTTCCTTGGATTAATACCAAAGCTTTTATAATGTATTCACCGCTGAATATTGAAGATCACCGGGAGCTTTAAGACAACACTATCCATAGTCAATGTTGGAAAAATGATCTTTTTTTGTCTGGGGAAAAAATTCTGTCCTTCCCAGAATAAGGAACACAAGTGAAGTAAGGAAGTAGCAAGCTATTATAATTAAGAGgcactagtagacaccctatttTTTGTCCTCATCTGTTTTACTCACATCTTGtctcaaaaaatgaatttttaaactaatttcCAATGCTCAATACCATTTGGTTTCTAATTTTAGCGGATGTAGAGAGGGTAACTTCACCAACCACAACTGAAGGTTATGGAGAAAGGGATGAGGATGAAAGCAGTGATGATGGAGACGAGAGGGACAAAAGGCCAGTCGTAACAGGAACAAAACGCAAAGCGGAAGTACTGTCCAAAGAATCAGGCAAAATCGGTGTCACGATCACTACTAGTCCTCCCAATTCGCAAGCAAAAATCCCGAAACTGCAGTCGAGTATCGCTAAAACTGTGTCATCGTCACATCCAACCTCTGCAAATGTGAGTTTTTCCGTCAACCAAATTATCACGCTGGATTCTAGGTTATCTTATTGGCCTGATCCTATCAGGTCTTTTTATGACTTGTATACTCATCCGTTATATTTTAACCGATTTTTAGAAGACTAACACGGTTCCTGGTGGTCTGGAGAAcctggaagaaaaaaacgaatGTGGATGTTTTGATCAAAGGTTAGGGAGTACAGAAATCTTGGTGTcagggaaaaacaaaaaactcagggaatttgaaaattaagagaCCATGGAAACCCTACTACGAGAAAAAATTTCCACATTTGCGTAAAGTTATTGATCTTCTACAACTACAAAGACCTTGTCCTAtccaaaaaattgcacttaatATAAGTATCAAACTTTGCAAGAAGCACAATGATGCCactttttctttccaaaatctGCTACTGAGTTCTGAAAAGCTTTCAGGCAAAAAACAGAATGAGGTTGTTGCAtaggttttttttaattcagtcTGTACAAGTTGGAGGTGTGCTGATTGTtaaggtattttttaaaaattttctgatgattgAAACACAGAGAAAAAGCCCTGAAAAGTCAGAAACGATTTGAAATAGGGTTCCTTCCCGCACCTCGAAATCACGTGACTCTAACTTCACAACGCACGGCCACGGGTGTTTGCTATCTAAACTGCGTGCTAATATgagtgttttaaaaaattgagaaaaattgagttatccaATTAAATACACTTCTTTTATCTTGATGGATACCTGAAGATAAGGTGAATTATTTCAGATTTAGTTTTTGGCCCTGTTCAATCGAAAAGTGAGTTAAAAACCACTCCTCTCCTGTTTTCTTCACGGAGCGAAGGAGCCGTTCGGCGGCGGGCGGTGCACAGCAACCGGCCCTGCTTGGGCTCCGCTGGCAGGGTCCGCTCATCATCGTAGCCAATTAGAGCTCAATATAAACATAACGTAACCCAACCTCCACCAGATGAGGTGGATGGGTCAGTGAGTACAGAAGTGAATTCCTCCGTAATTTTCGGTGAGATTGTTTTGTGAGAGGTTGATTGGATTCTTAAAAGATAAATGATAATAATTATAGAGgtgttttcacaaaaatttaagcaataatgttggtttttttcactctgaaaatgaaaataagctTCCACTGCTTTACTCTATCCATGTATAGATgtcaacattaaaaaattggaatattaCTTAAAACCATTGAGAAGATGATGTTGAGTAGTTGAGCACTTACAAACCTATATTTCGGTTGTGTTTCTCTTGAAGTCATTAATCTCTATCATTTTTGCTCTCCTAGGTGCAGGGGAAAATTGATGGCCGAAGGCCCTCAGCAGGATCGAGTCCTAAGAGTAGCATGTCTCCAAGAGATACAAATGAAGGTTCCACCTCTCCGCACCCGAACGCTAAACAGTCGATCGGGTCTCAGTCGCTTCCTACCAGTATAAAGTCGCCGCCTCCATCACCTGTTTCCGCGCGGTCAGATAAACGAACCGAAGCCATCCTATCACCGGTTAATTCTCAGCCTATGCAGGTACTGTAAACttctcacttttttaaaattgttgactGCTCGATTAAGACCCTTTTTTCCCAGCATTGGATTTCTTAGGGATGAGTTGCagcaaaccatttttttaaattttaatacgtAATCCTACACAGTTTTGTTCACCATCATGTCCATGTATGCCATGTTTGGTTCAACAAAAATTGGAAGTATTGACCAAAATCggcctaactgcatttcacgttgcctgatttcctcttGTGTGTTCTTCCTTTAATGGAAAACTAAATGACATATtactttgaaactttcaatgaatttttctgagattttcaagAGTTAACTCACAAAATTGCAAGTTAGAGTGTTGCCTCAGATTATTGTTTCTTTGTTTGTTCAAAATAATGGAggctgagagaaaatttggcagtgtCTGATGCTATTTTCAGGACTAGAAaaagctcctaaaattttataaaatgctCGCACCAgctgaaatttaattaaatttaattaatgttTAGTTGttgtcttttgaaaaattatgtaaaaaaaggaaaagcttGCAGAAAGAGACAGGGCAATATTCACTTGTTAAGCAGTATGTCTGATAAGGCCAAGTACGAATTTGGAGAATGTCAAATGAGATCTGATTGTACATATTTGTCTTCTTCTGATCTTTGTTGATAGAATTAGCTATTTTTCCTCCTCCAAAATTGCTGGTGCAACATCACCTCTCAACAATTACAAATGTGCATTTCAAAGTGCATCTTGAGTTGCCGTATTCCAATGCCTTTGTTTTACCATATGTTTCCTTAGAATGAGGAGATTTTTGTACGAACTAATGTATTTCTCCGCAGATACCACaatccacaaaaaatgaagtaaacatTTTTGTGGACTTAGTTTCTGTAGCATTCATGTGActaaattttattcattaaacCTGCAGCTAGTACAGAGATTTCACAGTAGATCAGCTAATATTTTTCGGAATGGTTGAAGCACAGTTTCAAAGGAGACACAACTGGTGTAAATGATTATTccatttcagagaatttaagtACAGGTCATGAGTACGAGTATTGAGCAAACAGCCTTTTACTGATGACTCAATCCAAAAGCTCTCT
The genomic region above belongs to Bemisia tabaci chromosome 8, PGI_BMITA_v3 and contains:
- the LOC109038770 gene encoding uncharacterized protein isoform X2, coding for MGDRVYAVEKILKKRTRKGKQEYFVKWKGWGNKHSTWEPEENILDARLIDAFEAREAGEPLRRGRKKEIRETRFHGSYHESPKDQDEEDDRNDVNNKAQNERVSVDTENDSEDEDTRSQADVERVTSPTTTEGYGERDEDESSDDGDERDKRPVVTGTKRKAEVLSKESGKIGVTITTSPPNSQAKIPKLQSSIAKTVSSSHPTSANVQGKIDGRRPSAGSSPKSSMSPRDTNEGSTSPHPNAKQSIGSQSLPTSIKSPPPSPVSARSDKRTEAILSPVNSQPMQANGGATAATPVAARAEEPPKTEDDPAVSNNNNNNILVNGHHKKEEKVEPVRVTHILTNPGPDYWRSKNPVADEVFITDVTVNLSTVTIRECKTQKGFFRQRDDKFNNTASNDIK
- the LOC109038770 gene encoding uncharacterized protein isoform X1; translated protein: MGDRVYAVEKILKKRTRKGKQEYFVKWKGWGNKHSTWEPEENILDARLIDAFEAREAGEPLRRGRKKEIRETRFHVRGSYHESPKDQDEEDDRNDVNNKAQNERVSVDTENDSEDEDTRSQADVERVTSPTTTEGYGERDEDESSDDGDERDKRPVVTGTKRKAEVLSKESGKIGVTITTSPPNSQAKIPKLQSSIAKTVSSSHPTSANVQGKIDGRRPSAGSSPKSSMSPRDTNEGSTSPHPNAKQSIGSQSLPTSIKSPPPSPVSARSDKRTEAILSPVNSQPMQANGGATAATPVAARAEEPPKTEDDPAVSNNNNNNILVNGHHKKEEKVEPVRVTHILTNPGPDYWRSKNPVADEVFITDVTVNLSTVTIRECKTQKGFFRQRDDKFNNTASNDIK